ACCATGCGCTGGATCTGCTGCCCATCTTCCGCCACGCGGATGCAGAGGGGTTTGACCGCCTGTTCCCGAACCAGTCCAACACCACGGGCCGCCCGGCCTTTCACTTTCGCCTGCCCGATTGCCGCATAGACGATGCCGCGTGGTCGCTGGACCTGGAATGGCAGCGTTGGCGTCTGGTCGAGCGGCTGGCCGCGGATGCCGATACGCTGTCCGCCCTGACGCACAAGCGCCGCGCCTGGGCTGCTCAGGGCGCAGGCAAGCCCGGCTGGACAGATGTCGTGCAGGAGGTGCTTGGCGTGGACTGGGCCGCGCTCACGCCCTGACGCTCAGCCTTTCTTTTCGTCGTCCACATGTCGGGTCACGTCATCCTTGGCCTTCGGTGCGGCAAATCCTTACCGCGCATCCAGCAATTGCAACACGTGGCGACGCCCCTCGGGCGTTCTCTCCAGCGCGTCCAGGTCAAGATCAGGATGTTCTTTGCGTAACGATCTTTTCAGCGCGGGCCAGTGCGCCTGGATGCCGTCCCAGTTCATGTCCGTTCTCCCCCATGACGCGGGAAGAACACGCGCCGCCCCGACCGGTTCCCCGGTACATTCCCGCGCGCGGCCCAGTCGCAGGGGTCAGGCGGTGTCGTTCCGGTCCGGAGGGTCCTTTGGCGGGTCGCCATCCGCCGTGTCCGCGTCCTGCGATCGCAGGCGATCCAGCAATTTCAGCAGGTGATCGGGCACCGGTTCTTCGGCCACCTCGGCAAAGGCCCGTTTGAGGTTGCTGTCGATCTCGTCATTGACCGTCCTGGCATCGCGACGCGTCATCCTATGCTCCTTGCCGATCCCCTTGGGCGAAACTATCGGCAAGATGTGGCAGGCGGTCAATGGGACGCGCCGGGACGGCAGGGCCGATCCCGACATCGGGGCCGCCAGCGGATGTGGTCACGGCACCGCACGATGGAACCGTCTGGCCGACCGGCAGGTTATGGTCGTGTCACGTTGAAAAAAAGGAGATCCCTCGTGGTAGAGATATATGGCATCGGCGGCTTAATCCTGTTGGTCCTCAACATCTGGGCCATCGTCAGCATCATCGGCTCGGCCGCATCGACGGGGGCCAAGGTCCTGTGGGTGCTGTTGATCCTCCTGCTGCCCGTCCTGGGCTTTATCGTCTGGTTGATTGCAGGCCCCAAAGCCGCGCGCAGCCCGGTGTAACGGGTCCGGTTCTTCGATGCGGCGCGCCGCGCACCCGACCCGCGGACGCGCCGCATTTGCACCAGGTGCCCCCGCCCGCGCCGGTCCGCGCGGCGGGGGCTTTGACATGGGGAAGGCGACACATGACGGGGTGCAGGCATCACGCGCATGACATTCTGCCACGGCGGGCCAGGCTGAAATCGGGCCACGAGGTCGAGATACGACCGGTCGAGGAACGCGACGGCGCGCTGATCCGCGACGGTTTTGCACACCTGTCCGACCAGTCGCGCTTCATGCGCTTCCTCGCGACGCGCGGCGCGCTCAGCGACGCGGAACTGGCGCGTCTCACGGACGCCGGGGACGACGATAGCCTGGCGCTCGGGGCCGTCACCCAACCGGACACCACACCCGTGGGACTGGCCCGCTTTATCCGTCTGGACCCGGCGGGCCCCGACGCAGAGATGGCGCTGACCGTGGTGGACGCCTTTCAGGGACAAGGCGCGGGGCGGGTGTTGCTGGAGACTTTGGCCCAGGCGGCGCGCGGGTGCGGCGTGACCGCTTTTATCGCGCTGGTCCACCGCGACAATCACGCGATGCTGGGCCTGTTGCACAGCTATGGCGCGGTCGTGGAACAGGGTATGGCGGTCGATCTGGAATTGCGCCTGCCGCTGTCATCGGTGCCAGCCATCTGAGCGGCGAAGGGCACGCGATCAGCCGCGCTAGGCTTTCTCGACCTCGACCTGCGCCAGCGATGCTTCCGGCACGTCCAGGGTCAGGGTCGTGCCCTGCACTCCGCCGCTGGCCACATCAAGCGATGCGTCCAGATCCCTGACCAGCTGGCGCACGATGCGACTGCCCAGATTGCCGTCCTGCGGCCAATTCACACCATCGGGAATGCCGTGCCCGTCATCCGAAACGACAAGCCGCAGCACCCCGTTGCTCAGGGTCTTGGCCTCGATCTCGAGCAAGCCTTCCTCACGGTCGACAAATGCGTGCTGAAGGGCGTTTGTCATCAACTCGGACAAGACCAGACCGACTTGGGTCGCGACCTGGAACGGCACGCTCATCTTCTCGGCCTCGACATTTACCCGGATGCCGCTGCGCCCCTCAAGATGGCCCAGCGCGTTCGCGATCCGCGACAGATACGCCCCAAGGGCCACCAGTTCGTCTTCCGGGTTCTCTGTCTCTGCGCCACTCTTGTCGGCAAGTTCGGCATACAGAAGCTGCAGCGCCTCGACCCGGCGCGCCAACGTGTTGAAATCCTGCGCGCCGCTGTCGCCGGATTGACGCGACTGCATGCGGATCAAGCCCACGACCATGGACAGATGGTTCTTGACCCTGTGCTGTATCTCTTCGAGAGCCGTGCGCACGCGGCGATCGGCTTCGGTCTTCGGGTCGTCCTTCTTCGCCTCCAGCTCCATCTGGATGCCAAGGAAAAAGGACAGATCGCCCTCTTGGGAATAGAGCGGCGAAATCGTGAGCTGGTTGCGGAACATCACGCCGTCGGGACGGTAGTTGTTCAGATCAACCGTGATCTCCCGACCTTCGGCCACTGCCTTGCGCAGCGCGACGATCCCGTCCTGCTGCCGGTCGTCGCCCTGCAGGAAGCGGCAGTTCTGGCCCACGGCAAAGTCCCGTGCATAGCCGGTCATTTCGGTGAAGGTGTCGTTCACATAGACAATCGGATTGTCGGCGTGCCGCGGGTTGGTGATGACGATGGCAAAGGGGGCGTGCGACAGCGCATCCAGAAAGCTTGTTCCAGTCAGTGTCTCGTGCGAAGTGGTGTCATCGTTCAAAGGGTTCGATCCGCGCATTGCCCCAGAGACGCCAAATACAGGATATGGGCGCGCTCCTGTCAAGCCACTGACGCCAGTCCGCGCAGCTTGTCAGACGTCATCCCGTCGGCACCACAGAAAAAGGGGGGCGAAACGCCCCCCTTTCCCAATCCTGAATGACCCCTAGCGGATCAGTTCCAGAACCCTTCATCGACGCCTTGCATCTCTTCCAGGTCTTCTTCGTTGTACTTGGTCACATAGGCGTAGGTCTTGTCATCCACGGCCACCAGGTTCAGGTCCGACACGGAAATCACGACGTGCTTGTCGCCGATGTCCAGAAAGCCGCCGACTTCGGCGACGATCCCTGTCACCTTGCCGTCGCTGGTCAGCACGAGGTCTTCGATCTCGCCGATCTTGTTCCAGTCGGCGCCAACCTCTTCATGGTTCATTTCCGGGTCCCAGCCTTCGTCATTGGCCTGGTTCATCGTGTAGATTGCCCCACCGGTGATGTCGCGCGAGCGGATCAGCGTGCCTTGGGCCTGCGACAGCTCTTCGCTGGACATGGCGCTTTTGGCTGTGTTGTTGTGCATCTCCCACCGGTTGTCCTTGGTCTCGGACTGCGCGAATACGGCAGACGTGGACAGGGCCAGAACGGCGGCGGTGCTTGTGAGAAAGCGTGTCATAATGGTTCTCCTTCGTTTCCATCAAGGTTACGTCAGATGAACGCGCCGCGGCGAAGGTCGGTTCCCGCCGTGGCTGTTTTCAAACCACTTTTTTACGCCTTCAGCGTTTCGGTCGATGAAAAGAACATCGCCTGGCTGATCGCGGTGCGCACCTGCGGTTCGCTGAACGGCTTGGTGATCAGAAAAGCCGGTTCCGGCCGGTCCCCGGTCAGCAACCGTTCGGGGAATGCGGTGATGAAGATCACCGGAACATCGCCCAGGTCCGCCAAGAGGTCGCGCACGGCATCAATACCCGACGAATCGTCGGCCAGTTGGATGTCGGCCAGGATCAGGTCGGGTGGCGTTCGCCGCCCCAGATCGACGGCGGCGCTGCGCGTACGGGCGATACCCGTCACCGCGTGGCCGCATTCGGCCACAAGCGCCTCCAGGTCCATGGCGATGATCGCCTCGTCCTCGATGATCATGACCTTGCCCGCGATGGCGTTGCCCATCTCGCGGTAGGCGGTGGCGACCAGCAGGTCCGCTTCCTGCCCGTCGATGCCCATGATCTGGGCGATCTCGGACACCGTGAACTCCTCGACCGTGGACAGCAACAGGGCCTCGCGGCTGTTCGGCGTCAATTTGTCGAGATGCTTGCGCGCGGTGGCCTTCAGACCGGTTTCCGTCCCGTCGGCAGCGACGTTGCCGCCGTGCCAGATCACGTGAAAGACACGAAACAGCGCCACCTTGTCCGACAGTGACCGGTCAAAGCTGGCTTCGTCCCCGAGAATGGCCTCGAGCGTTGCAGCGGCGTAGGCGTCACCGCTGGTCTGGCTTCCCGTCAGGGCGCGCGCATATCTGCGCAGGTACGGCAAGGCCGGGCTGATCGCGTCCGCAAGCGGTGCCGGAGCGGCATTGGATGTCATGGAAGGGCGTCCTCTCAACAAATAACGGAACTTAACGTCGACTCTATGCGTTTGGTTCCACAACCGAAACATCTTGGCGACACAAAAAGGCAGCGACACATGATAACGAATAAACGGGCAGAGACGTCGCAGACCCATATTCAGGACAACCTCAGACGTGCATTTCGGGAAACCGTGGACGACGACGTCCCCGACAGGTTCAAGGCCTTGCTCGACAAGTTCAGGGATCAAAGTTTCCCCGTCACGTCGCCCCGTGACGCGCAGTCAGGCTAGGCGCGGATGGCACGGCCGGGTGTAGGGCCTGTGGCTGCGAGGCAGGCCGCAGTGCACCCATCACGCAAACGGATGCCGCGCAACGTTTTGACCGCGGCGTGCGTTTCATAAACAGACACGCAAACCCAAGGGAGGCCACACATGTCAGCCCCGAACACAAATATCGAACGTCAAAAGAGACGCCACCGCCCCGCGCTTTGGGGCATGGCGATCGTTGCAGTCTTTGCTGCCCTTGTCTTTTTGTTCAATGTCGCCTTTTCCGTAGACGGCGACGGGCCGCTTGACGCGTTTTTCGCGGATGACGCGCCCGTTCTGGAAAGCGATCCCGAAAACTGACGCAGACCACCGAACGGTGCCGTCGCCGTTTGTCAATCATTGTCCCGCACATCCGCATCCGCGCGCAGGTAAATCTGTGCGCGGTTTTTGCATTGCAAAGGACATGACATGCCAAATGACTTCCAACTGATCGATCCCGCCCTGTGCCGTCTGTGGCCGGGCAATCCCCGTGCCGCCCGCACCCTGACCGATGACGCCTGCGCCGATCTGATCGACAGCCTGCGCACGCAGGGCCGACAGGAACTGCCCGCCATCGTCCGGCCCCTGCCCCAGGACGACACCCACAGGTACGAGATCATCTGCGGCGCCCGTCGCCACCACGCCGTCACGCATCTGCGCGCGGCGGGTATGGACATCGGGTTCCTGGTCGAATTGCGCGCGCTGACGGACGAGGCAGCGTTCCGCGTGGCCGACCTCGAAAACCGGACCCGGACCGACATCAGCGACTATGACCGGGCCCGGTCATACGCGGCGGCGCTGGACACCTATTACGACGGGGTGCAGGCACGCATGGCCGCGCGGATGCAGGTCAGCGCCGCCTGGCTGAGCCGGCACCTGCAACTGGCCCGCCTGCCGCAGGACATCGTGGCCGCCTTTGCCGATCCCGCTGAGATCCGCGAACGCCATGCCCGCCAGATCGGGCACCTGCTGGCCGACCCCGAGACCGCCCCCGATGTTCTGGCCGCCGCCGCGGCGATCACAGCAGAGGGCACCGCGCTGCCCGCCGCACGGGTTGTGTCGCGCCTGCGTGCCGCCGTGTGCCGCCCACCGCGCCTGCCCCGCGGTGCGCGTCAGTTCCGCCGGTCCATACACGACGCCCCCATCACGATGCAGCGCCGGGGCAACGAGGTCACGCTGCGCTTTTCCCCCACCCTCGGGGAAAAGGCCCTGCGCGGGGCGTTCGAACGCTTTATCGCGCATACCTATGGCTGAGGGGTGGCGTTGCCCATTGGCAATGCCGATCAACCTGTTGAAAATTATCGGTTTTCACCACACGAATGCCGGAACCTTTGTCCAGTTCGCGCGTTGCCACATGGCAAAGGAGACGCGGAATGACCAAGGATCACGGGCCATCCATCAAGGATGACGACACCTATGAAAGCCTGCGCGACAAGGGCTACGACAAGTCCAAGGCGGCAGCCATCGCCAACGCGCAGGCCAGCGATGACATGGACCCATCCGCCAAGGGCGGGTCCACCCCGCCCTACGAGGACTGGACCAAGGACGACTTGATGGACCGGGCCCGCGAACTGGACATCGCGGGCCGGTCGGACATGACCAAGGATGAATTGATTGACGCCCTCAGGGGCTGAAGGAGGATCTGGTGAGCACGTTTTCCAAGGGCGACACCGTGGAATGGAACTGGGGCGGCGGCACCGGCACCGGCAAGGTTGTCGAACGCTTTACCGATGATGTCACGCGCACGATCAAGGGCAACGAGGTCACGCGCAAGGCAGATGCCGGGTGCCCCGCCTACATGATCGAACAGGACGATGGCGACCGCGTGCTGAAATCGCACAGCGAGCTGTCGCGCGCCTGAGCCCATGACACGCCCCTGCATTGCCATCACCACCTCGACCCGGTCGGGCTGGCGCATCTTTCCGCTGGTCAACCTGAACCTGTGGCTGGCCGGTGGGCGCGGCGTGCGCTGGGGCGCGGGACGCCCCGCTGATCTTGACCGCGTGGACGGCCTGATCATCGGGGGCGGCGACGACATCTCGCCCGAGCTATATGACGGTGACGTGCGCCTGAGTGCGCGCATCGATGCCGCCCGCGATGCGCTGGAACGGCGCCTTGCGGACGAGGCCTTGGGCCGGAACATCCCCGTGCTGGGGATCTGCCGGGGCGCGCAGATGCTGAACGTGGCGCTTGGCGGCACGCTGCATCAGGACGCGTGGGACATTTACCCGGACGCCGATTTCGTGAAAACCATCCTGCCGCGTCGCGCGGTGCGCGTGGTGCCGGACAGCCACCTGGCGCGGCATGCAGGCACCGCACCGATGCAGGTCAACGCGCTGCACACGCAGGCGGTGGACACTCTGGGCCGCGGCCTGCGTGTGTGCGCCCGCGACACCGCCGGGATGGTGCAGGGGGTCGAGCGGGTGCGCGACCCCTTTGCCCTGGGCGTGCAGTGGCACCCCGAACACCTGTTCTATGCCCGCCGCCAACGCCGCATCTTCCGCGCGCTGGTCGTGGCGGCACGCGCCTATGCAAGGGGCCGCGATCAGGTCCACGCCGCCCGGACCGATCCGGCATAAAAAAAGCCGGCCCGAAGGCCGACCAGAAGCAGTTGCCGCGACCCGAGGGAGGAGAAAGGGTCGCGGCGGTGTTGTTTGATCAGGCCGACATGCTGTCGAGTTCGCGTTCCGCTTCCTCTTTGGTCTTGCCGTATTTCTTCTGGATCAGGCCCACCAGTTCTTCCTGGCTGCCTTTGGCTTGTTCCAGTTCGTCATCGGTCAAATCGCCATATTGCTGGCGCAGCTTGCCCTTTGTTTCGTTCCAGTTGCCTTTGATCTGGTCCCAATTCATCGCAGTCTCCTTTTCTCGTCTGTGTTCACTTGGTCAACGCGCCGCGCGTCCGTCCGGTTCCACCGGTTCAGTCCGCGTCGGCCAGATCCCGCGCGAGGTGCTTTTCGATCTCGTCGATGGGGTGGTTTGTCAGCACCTTGGCAATGTCGAAGATCACCCGGTCCTGCACCTCTTGGTGCAGTTCCGCGCGCAACTGGCTGAGCACGACGCGGCTGGCGATCAGCACGATATGGTCGAACGCACCCTTGTGCACATATTTGTACAGCCGGTCGGCCAGGTCCGAGGCAAAGCGTTCCTTTTCCAGCTCGTGCCAGTCGGTGTCATCCACGGCAGACCGCTGCACGCCCGGCCCGTCGTTGAAGCGACCGGGGCGGTTGGCGGCCCACTCGCGCGCCGGTGGATTGTCCTGTTCGTCCTTGCGGATGACGGTCAGGTCCATGTCCATATCGTCGCCCTGGTTCTTCAGGAACAGCGCCTTTTCTCCGTCGGCGACGATCACCCATGTGCTCTGGGGCAAGCCTGATTTACGCATCTTTGTCTCCTGTCTTGTCGGATTTCGTGACGCGCGTCTGACCGGCGGGGCGCTCGGTCGCGCGCTTTTCCTCGTCGCGGCTGGCAATGTCGCGTTGCAGCGTGCCGCCGCTGCGGCCCTGCTGGCTTACAGGGCCCGTTTCGCCCAGTACCTTGTCGCTGTCGCGGCTGCCGTCTTTCGATCTGTGTCGGTCTGCCATCTCTATGCCTCCGTTTCTGATGTGTTGGTTTGGTGTGGCGCAGGCGGCGGCAGGCCCTCCTGCGCCTCGGTCCGGGCCAGTTCGGCCTTCAAAATCTCGATGTTGCGGCGGTGCGACTTGAACGCGAGGTCAAAGAGGTCGCCCACAAGCGGGATTGCCCCCACCGCCAGGTCGATGCCGGTGTTGATCGCGATGCGGGTGCGGGCCCGGCGTCGCGCCCCCATGCGCCGCGCTTCGTAGAACATGGCGGCGCCGGGCAAGGCGGTAGCGACGTCGCCAACACCGGGAATAAGCCCGAGGATGGAATCCCAGCCCACCGGAATGCCGAAGACACGAAACCGCGCGTCCAGCGCGGTGGCCAGCCGGTCAAGGCGGGCGACACGGTCGCGCCGCGCGGCACGTGCCTGCGTGGTAGCGGCGTCATCTGCGGGCGATGATGTATATGGCATGTACAATCCCCGGAATGTAGCCCAGCAGGGTCAGCAGGATGTTGATCCAGAAATGCTTGCCAATGCCCACCTGAAGAAAGACACCAAGCGGGGGCAGCAAGATGGCAATGATGATGCGAACAAGGTCCATGGCAGGGTCCAATCGGTCATGTGTCAGGTTGCAAACTCAACGCGCGGTCGCGCCTACCTGTTCCGCATCCGCCCCATCATTCTGGTCGCGGCGGGCACCCAGCGTGTCGGCCTTGACCGCGCCACGCTCGCCCATGGGGCGGTCGGGTCCGACGGTCGTGTCGCGGGCGGTCTGCGCCTCAAGCTCGGCATCCAGGAGCGCGCCCAGCAGCACCACAAAGGCCGACAGCCACAGCCATGTCATCAGGATGATCACACCCGCCAGCGCGCCGAAGGTCTCGTTATAGCTGGCGAAGGACTGGACATAGACGCTGAATCCGAAGGTGCCCGCCACCCACAGCACGCAACTGAGCGCAGCACCCGGCGTCACCCACCGCCAGCGCGGCGCACGCCGGTCGGGACCGTGGCGATACAGAAAGGCGATGCCCAGCACGCCCAGCGCAAACATGATCGGCCAGCGCAGCATCAGCGCCGTATCGATCAGGCCCTGCCCCGCGCCCACAAATGTCAGCACCGCAGGAATGGCCGCCACAACGACCACCATCACCACAAGCCCCAGAAGGATGGCAAGCGTCAGTCCGATCACCAGCACCTTGGACTTGAGGAAGCCGCGCGTGTCCTCTTCCTCGTAGATCAGGGTCAGCCCTTCCACGAGGCTGCCCGTCGCACTTGATGCGGACCACAGCGCCAGCGCGATCGACACGATGGCCGCAAGGCCCAGCGCCCCCTGCCCGGCGCCGGACACCTCGGACAGTTGCCCGGTGATGACGTCGCGCGCGGCCTGCGGAAGCATGTTCAAAAGCCAGCCGGCCTGATCCACCAGTGACGCGGGGTCGTAGACGATGCCGGTGATCGCGACGCCTGCCGAAATGGCCGGGAAAAGCGACAGCAGACCATAAAACGCCACGCCCGCCGCCAAAAGGCCAAGATGCAGGTCGCCGATGCCCGACCACACCCGTGCGGCGACATCAAGCCACCCTTTGCCCGTGATATTTCGGGGCGTGTGCGCGTTGCGTCCGCGAGACATTGGAAATCCTCCGCTGAAGTACAGGACCAACGCCATGTGCGCACCATTGTTCCGGGAACTTTCGTCGCAGCGCCCGCGTTCATCGACCAAGCACATATTTATTCACGCAAGGAGAACGACATGGCCCAGACATCGCAGAAGCCCCTGGCTGACAAGGTCAAGGAAAGCGCCGCCACCGCCGCGGCCGACGTATCCGATGCAGCCGCTGCAAAGGCCCGGAAAGAAGCCGAGGCCGCGCGCGACATGGTATCGGATGAGGCGGAAAAAACCGCCGGGGCCGCGCAGGCAGCCGCCGATGAGTTCGACCCCGGTTCGATCCAGGCCAAGGCACTGGAAGAGGTGGCCCGCCAAGTCGATCACCTTGCCGAACAGATCCGCACAACCGATATCGACCGTCTGGCGCGCAGCGTCGGACAGGCGGCCCAGCGCAACCCGCTGATGTTTGTCGCCGGGGCCGCCATTGTGGGGTTTGCCGCGACCCGTTTCATGCGGTCGCGTGATCCCGAACGGCGCACGGCGCAGGGCTACAACGATCCGCACGCACGCGGCGGGACCACGGACGGCAACGTCTGGCGCGTCAACGACAACACCAGCGGAGGGGCGTGAACGATGGCGCAACACGCCGAGATCAAGGACACGCCGTCGCTGATGGTGAAGGCGTTCCGGCAATTGAGCCAGCTGATGCAGGACGAGGTGACGCTGGCCAAGGCCGAGCTGTCCCGTAACCTGTCGCGGGCCGGGGCCGGTCTGGCCCTCATCGGCGTCGCCGCCATCCTCGCGCTGACCGCGCTGGATGTTCTGGCGGGGGCGCTGGTGGCCTACCTTGCGACGACGGAGATGAGTGTCGGCACCGCCGCGCTGATCGTGGGGGGCGGGTGCCTTGTTGTGGCCCTAGTTCTGGCCTTCGTGGGCAAGTCACGCCTGACGGCCGACGCCCTGTCGCCCGACCGCACCATGCACAACCTATCCCAAGACCTTGATGCCATGAAGGAGGCAACCGATGCCTGATGGATCTCTGCCCGATATCGAACAGCGCGTTGCCCGCGACCGGGCCGAGCTTGCCCGTTCGCTTGATGTGCTGAGCAGCACGTTGGCGCCCGACCGCCTCAAGCGCGAGGCCGCTGATCTTGCGAACACCTACGGGTCCGATCTGGGTCGGCAGGCGTGGACAGCGGCGCGGGAAAACCCGGCGGCCTTTGCGCTGGTCGGGGCCGGTCTGGCGCTGTTGCTGAGCAACACGGGCCGCCGGGGCGAAGGCGATGCGGTGCCCGCCGCCGACGCGCCGATGGCAGTTCCGCCAGAGGAGGCGATGGAGGGCTTTGACGCACGCGTTGCCGCGGCGGATGCGCAGATGCGCAAGGACGAAAAGGCCGCCCATGCGCCAGCCAGCGCCAGCCGCCTGCGGGCCGCTTTGCACAGCGGTCTGGACAATTTGCCGCCCGCGGCGAAGGCGCGCATCCTGAATGCACGGGAAGCCGCGATTTCCGCACAGGAGGCCGTGGAACGGGAGGCTGCGAAAGTGGCCGGTCAGGCGCACAGCATGGCGCGCCGCAACCCCGTCGGGTGCGCTGCGGCAGCCTTTGGCGTGGGGGCGCTGGTGGCGGCCCTGTTGCCGTCGACCCGGCGCGAAGATGACCTGCTGGGCGCACATCGCGATGCGATGATGGCCGAAGCCGGGACCACGTTGCAGGCAGAGATGGCGCGGGCGCGCGATGCCGTGGCCGACGCGATCCGCGAGCCGGAAACCGGCCCGCGCGACGCGGCAAGCCTGCAAGTACCGTCGTGAACGAGCAGCGGGCGCCGGCCCTGCCCGTGGCAGCCGCACGCGGGAACTTTCTGAACCTGCTGTCGACGCCGCGGGCCCGGTCCGTCATGTTGTTCATCCTGACGATTTTCGCCGCCGGGGGCATCATGATATGGGCGCGCCCCGTGCTTGTGCCCATGTGTTTCGCACTGGTGGTCGGGATCGTCGCGTCGCCGCTGGCAGACCGTCTGCACGATTGGGGTGTCCCGCGCATCGCCATCGCCACCGCGCTTCTTGTGCTGACCAGCGGCAGCCTGGTCCTTGGATTTGTCCTGCTTGAGCCGCTCTTGAATTCGATGGCGGCCCAGTTGCCTGAAATCCGCGCCGAGATCGAAGGCTGGGTCCAGAGCGCGTCGGGCCTGATCCGCGGGATCGAAACCATTTCGAAAGAGATAGAACAGACCGTCGGCGCGTCCGAGGGCGGTGACGAAGCCCCCGAACTGCCCACGATGATGGATGCGCTGTGGCTTGCGCCGGATCTGGGGGCCAGCGTGCTGATCTTCGCGGGCACGCTTTTCTTCTTCATGCTGACACGCACCGACCTGTATGCCGCCGCTGGCCGGTTCAGCGAAACCTTGTTCCGGGCGGACCGTGCCGTGGCCAAGTATTTTCTGGCCGTGTCCATCGTGAACGCGGGCCTGGGCATTGCCGTGGCCGTGGTCATGTCCCTGATCGGGTTGAACAACGCGGTCCTGTGGGGGCTGGCTGCGGGGCTGTTGAACTTCATCCTGTATCTTGGGCCGCTCACCATCCTGTTCGGCCTGCTGATCGTGGGCATGGTGCAGTTCAACGGTGGCTATTCGCTGCTGCCACCCTTTGCGTTCCTGTGCCTGAACATGATCGAGGCGCAGTTCGTGACACCAGGGTTTGTCGGGCAGCGCCTGCGCATCAGCCCGCTTGCCGTGTTTGTGTCCATCGTGATCGGATTGTGGCTTTGGGGACCGGTGGGGGCGATCGTCGCGCTGCCGCTGACCCTGTGGCTCGCGGTCCTTTTGAATGCGCGCGGCCCGGCAGACCCCGCCGCCTGAACAGGCGCGACCGGCCCTGCCGGATGTCAGAGCGGCGGAACCGATTGCGCCGCGCGGCGTTGATTCAGCAAAGGAGACACATTCAATGACCACATATCATCCCGACCAAACGACCGAGACGAAAAACGGCAAAGACGGCAACACCCTGGCCGACGCCGCGCGCAAGGAATTCGAAACCCGCCGCGCGCAGGCAGGTGACGCGCTGGACAGCACGCGGCGCCAGGTGGCGGACACGGCGCAACGCACGTCGGACCAGGGGGCGCAATTCGTGCGGGACAATCCCGCCCTCGCGCTGGCTGGTGCCGCCGGTATCGGTTTCCTGCTGGGCCTTGCGATCCGCGTGCGGGACTAGCGCCGCGCGTGTTCCCCAATGTCAGAAGGGGCG
This DNA window, taken from uncultured Tateyamaria sp., encodes the following:
- a CDS encoding NepR family anti-sigma factor is translated as MTRRDARTVNDEIDSNLKRAFAEVAEEPVPDHLLKLLDRLRSQDADTADGDPPKDPPDRNDTA
- a CDS encoding PLDc N-terminal domain-containing protein, coding for MVEIYGIGGLILLVLNIWAIVSIIGSAASTGAKVLWVLLILLLPVLGFIVWLIAGPKAARSPV
- a CDS encoding GNAT family N-acetyltransferase gives rise to the protein MTGCRHHAHDILPRRARLKSGHEVEIRPVEERDGALIRDGFAHLSDQSRFMRFLATRGALSDAELARLTDAGDDDSLALGAVTQPDTTPVGLARFIRLDPAGPDAEMALTVVDAFQGQGAGRVLLETLAQAARGCGVTAFIALVHRDNHAMLGLLHSYGAVVEQGMAVDLELRLPLSSVPAI
- a CDS encoding PAS domain-containing protein: MNDDTTSHETLTGTSFLDALSHAPFAIVITNPRHADNPIVYVNDTFTEMTGYARDFAVGQNCRFLQGDDRQQDGIVALRKAVAEGREITVDLNNYRPDGVMFRNQLTISPLYSQEGDLSFFLGIQMELEAKKDDPKTEADRRVRTALEEIQHRVKNHLSMVVGLIRMQSRQSGDSGAQDFNTLARRVEALQLLYAELADKSGAETENPEDELVALGAYLSRIANALGHLEGRSGIRVNVEAEKMSVPFQVATQVGLVLSELMTNALQHAFVDREEGLLEIEAKTLSNGVLRLVVSDDGHGIPDGVNWPQDGNLGSRIVRQLVRDLDASLDVASGGVQGTTLTLDVPEASLAQVEVEKA
- a CDS encoding PRC-barrel domain-containing protein, which codes for MTRFLTSTAAVLALSTSAVFAQSETKDNRWEMHNNTAKSAMSSEELSQAQGTLIRSRDITGGAIYTMNQANDEGWDPEMNHEEVGADWNKIGEIEDLVLTSDGKVTGIVAEVGGFLDIGDKHVVISVSDLNLVAVDDKTYAYVTKYNEEDLEEMQGVDEGFWN
- a CDS encoding response regulator, yielding MTSNAAPAPLADAISPALPYLRRYARALTGSQTSGDAYAAATLEAILGDEASFDRSLSDKVALFRVFHVIWHGGNVAADGTETGLKATARKHLDKLTPNSREALLLSTVEEFTVSEIAQIMGIDGQEADLLVATAYREMGNAIAGKVMIIEDEAIIAMDLEALVAECGHAVTGIARTRSAAVDLGRRTPPDLILADIQLADDSSGIDAVRDLLADLGDVPVIFITAFPERLLTGDRPEPAFLITKPFSEPQVRTAISQAMFFSSTETLKA
- a CDS encoding NepR family anti-sigma factor; translated protein: MITNKRAETSQTHIQDNLRRAFRETVDDDVPDRFKALLDKFRDQSFPVTSPRDAQSG
- a CDS encoding ParB/RepB/Spo0J family partition protein, with amino-acid sequence MPNDFQLIDPALCRLWPGNPRAARTLTDDACADLIDSLRTQGRQELPAIVRPLPQDDTHRYEIICGARRHHAVTHLRAAGMDIGFLVELRALTDEAAFRVADLENRTRTDISDYDRARSYAAALDTYYDGVQARMAARMQVSAAWLSRHLQLARLPQDIVAAFADPAEIRERHARQIGHLLADPETAPDVLAAAAAITAEGTALPAARVVSRLRAAVCRPPRLPRGARQFRRSIHDAPITMQRRGNEVTLRFSPTLGEKALRGAFERFIAHTYG
- a CDS encoding Rho termination factor, with protein sequence MTKDHGPSIKDDDTYESLRDKGYDKSKAAAIANAQASDDMDPSAKGGSTPPYEDWTKDDLMDRARELDIAGRSDMTKDELIDALRG
- a CDS encoding DUF2945 domain-containing protein yields the protein MSTFSKGDTVEWNWGGGTGTGKVVERFTDDVTRTIKGNEVTRKADAGCPAYMIEQDDGDRVLKSHSELSRA
- a CDS encoding gamma-glutamyl-gamma-aminobutyrate hydrolase family protein (Members of this family of hydrolases with an active site Cys residue belong to MEROPS family C26.) → MTRPCIAITTSTRSGWRIFPLVNLNLWLAGGRGVRWGAGRPADLDRVDGLIIGGGDDISPELYDGDVRLSARIDAARDALERRLADEALGRNIPVLGICRGAQMLNVALGGTLHQDAWDIYPDADFVKTILPRRAVRVVPDSHLARHAGTAPMQVNALHTQAVDTLGRGLRVCARDTAGMVQGVERVRDPFALGVQWHPEHLFYARRQRRIFRALVVAARAYARGRDQVHAARTDPA
- a CDS encoding CsbD family protein; this translates as MNWDQIKGNWNETKGKLRQQYGDLTDDELEQAKGSQEELVGLIQKKYGKTKEEAERELDSMSA